The following coding sequences are from one Chanos chanos chromosome 12, fChaCha1.1, whole genome shotgun sequence window:
- the npvf gene encoding pro-FMRFamide-related neuropeptide VF, with protein sequence MFSSNLLTFTLTVLASLLLQRVITLRLPGADDDNQHRFTRQYSESSNEIPRSLEMEDFTFKVLPTSGRVSTPSILRLHPASVKPSHLHANLPLRFGRDDGMSKSTINLPQRFGRAQEKDGLIYPHVCTQCRRSGSPPSATLPQRFGRGDLFNREPFRNLVMSTRAMKSPFLDDRTLENAYEDEMMKNPKLVSSCIMYHVLYTHSLLYGLRNVWRSRACHRPVSWSLRSVHHPAIITGHFHYGHGGTMLPESLNIY encoded by the exons ATGTTCTCCTCTAATCTCCTCACCTTCACCCTCACTGTCCTGGCCAGTCTGCTGCTGCAGCGTGTCATCACGCTCAGGCTTCCCGGGGCTGACGACGACAACCAGCACAGATTCACAAGACAATATTCAGAG AGCAGTAATGAGATTCCACGGAGTCTGGAAATGGAAGACTTCACTTTCAAAGTACTCCCGACTAGTGGCCGTGTGAGTACCCCGAGCATACTCCGGCTTCACCCCGCCTCAGTGAAACCATCGCACCTGCACGCAAATTTACCACTCCGCTTTGGCCGTGACGACGGAATGTCCAAGTCCACAATCAACCTCCCGCAGCGTTTTGGCCGCGCGCAGGAGAAGGACGGCTTAATTTATCCGCACGTGTGCACTCAGTGCCGACGATCCGGAAGTCCACCATCTGCGACACTTCCGCAGAGGTTTGGACGAGGGGACCTCTTCAATCGAGAACCATTTCGCAATCTGGTTATGTCTACTCGCGCCATGAAGTCACCGTTCCTTGATGACAG GACACTTGAGAATGCCTATGAAGACGAAATGATGAAGAACCCAAA GTTGGTGTCCAGTTGTATCATGTATCACGTGCTGTATACACACAGTCTTCTCTATGG TCTGAGAAATGTGTGGAGGAGCAGGGCATGTCACCGTCCTGTTTCCTGGTCTCTGCGCTCAGTTCACCATCCGGCCATCATCACAGGACATTTTCACTATGGCCACGGAGGGACCATGCTGCCTGA ATCTCTTAATATCTACTGA